The Candidatus Eremiobacteraceae bacterium genome segment CCCTTCATAGTTTACAAACGTCCCGCATCGCCCTATAATGCTAAGGGACCTTTTTCTACCCTAGAGGGAGCGGGCGTTTGGGCCGCGAGAATTTCCATCGGATACTCGACGAGACGCAGCAGGACACATTGCGGCTGGGCAGTCTCGTGGAGGACGCGACCGCCAAGGCGGTCGATGCGCTGACGCGTTCCGACGTCAAACTCGCCGACGAGATCCTCGAGGGCGATGACATCGTCGACGACCTGTGCGTGCGCATCGAGACCAATTGTCTCAACCTATTGGCGCTGCAGCAGCCGATGGCATCGGATCTGCGCACGATCGCGGCGATGCTCGACATCATCATCGACCTCGAGCGCATCGGCGACCACGCCTGCGACATCGCGCAGATCACCAAGAACCTGTCCACCGAGCCGCAGCTCAAGCCGTTCATCGACATCCCGCTGATGGCCACGACGGCGCGCGAGATGCTGCGCGAATCGTTGGATGCCTTCGCCCAGCACAGCGCGGACATCGCGCATAAGGTGCCGGAGAAAGACGACGAAGTCGACCGGCTCTACCGGGCCGTCTTCAAAGAGCTCATCGAATTCATGGCCAAGGATCCGCGCGCGATCAGCCGCGGCAGCAACCTCATCCTCGTCGCGCTCTACCTCGAACGCATCGCCGATCACGCCACCAATATCTGCGAACGTGTGGTCTATATGGTCGAGGGCGTCCCGAAACAT includes the following:
- the phoU gene encoding phosphate signaling complex protein PhoU; this encodes MGRENFHRILDETQQDTLRLGSLVEDATAKAVDALTRSDVKLADEILEGDDIVDDLCVRIETNCLNLLALQQPMASDLRTIAAMLDIIIDLERIGDHACDIAQITKNLSTEPQLKPFIDIPLMATTAREMLRESLDAFAQHSADIAHKVPEKDDEVDRLYRAVFKELIEFMAKDPRAISRGSNLILVALYLERIADHATNICERVVYMVEGVPKHLKRSVVEINQAIAHSEALGSRTIGDTAAS